GTCACTTTGGGGGACGTTGATCTTTATTTCGAATTCGGTCGCGTGGACGGCACGATCCTGTCGGCCGACCCCGCGACGAAGACGGCCAGCGTCATTCTTGCGCCCAGTGCAATCGACCTGTTTCTGGGCGGTATCGACGACGCCATATTCTTCAACCGCGATCGGCCGATCGCGCAGTCAGATGTCGACTTCGCGACCGTTGCCGAGCTTGACGTCTCCTTGTTTGGAGGTCTGGTTCAGGAAAGCGCGGGCGTGCGGGTGAAATCCTTTGCGCAGAGCGCGCCGCAAACAAGCGAGACGTTGTTCTTCTCGCCACCCTATCCGCAAAGGCAGGCCATCGGGGATGGCGCCTCATCGTTCAGCGATCTCATCGGAACCCTTGCGGAAAACCTTGACGTGGAAGTTGAAGACAGTCTGGGAAATCTGGTTGGTCCGCTGATTGATACGACGATCGAACCTCTGGTGGGGGATCTGGTCGGCGGTCTGTTGGTGGATGCGATCTCTCCGATTCTGGACCTTACCGTTGATCCTCTACTCGGGTTTTTCGGCGTCGGGATCGGAGAGGCGGAAGCGTCAATTTCGGGGGTGACGTCAATCTGCACCGACTACGCGGATTGCCCGGTTTCAGGCCCGGCACCCGATGGCACCGCAACGGCGAATTACGGCAGCCCTTACCATCTGATCTATGAGACGTTGTTCATGGGCTCTGCCGTGCCAGATACGGAGTCGGCGCCGCAGACAAACGCGACGGCCACCGGGGATGACGAAAGCGGGATCGACGACGAAGATGGCGTTGTTCTGCCGCCCTTGCCCGTTGGCACGACCCAGACCGTCGAGATCAGCGTGAGCGAAACAGGAGGAGAGGCCGGATATCTGCAGGCCTGGATCGACTGGAACGGAGACGGCACCTTCGGGGCGGGCGAACAAATCGCAAATGATGTGACCTCAAACGGGGCCGGGGTGATTTCGCTGTCCGTGGTTGTTCCCCCCAACGCACGGCCAGGGGCCAGCTTCGCGCGGTTCCGCTGGTCCACGCAAGCCGACCTGGATCCCATCGAGATTGCTCCGGACGGCGAGGTCGAGGATCACGCTGTCGCCCTGTCCGGGACACCACGCCCAGGCTTTCGGGCCAGGTCATTGCCGACACCGGCGCAGGAAACGGCAGTGCCCATGACGGTGCGCTTAATGGTGGCGAGGCGGGCTTGGCAACGGTATCGGTCAGGATCGAGACGCCCGAGGGGCAGACCATCGCGGTGACGATGACGGATGACCTTGGCAATTGGTCCGTAGATCTTCCACCTGGTTTCGAGGGGCCTGCAATCGCGAGGGTGGTGGTGCCGGACGGCATGCTGGCGATCTCCGAAAGCACTTCAGGCTCGCCTGCGATCGTGCCATCCCCGCCAAACGATGGGCGATTCTTCTGGACCTCGCGAGCGACAGC
This sequence is a window from Puniceibacterium sp. IMCC21224. Protein-coding genes within it:
- a CDS encoding GEVED domain-containing protein — its product is MDLADIELDTAVLDGALGALVGGLIATDVTLGDVDLYFEFGRVDGTILSADPATKTASVILAPSAIDLFLGGIDDAIFFNRDRPIAQSDVDFATVAELDVSLFGGLVQESAGVRVKSFAQSAPQTSETLFFSPPYPQRQAIGDGASSFSDLIGTLAENLDVEVEDSLGNLVGPLIDTTIEPLVGDLVGGLLVDAISPILDLTVDPLLGFFGVGIGEAEASISGVTSICTDYADCPVSGPAPDGTATANYGSPYHLIYETLFMGSAVPDTESAPQTNATATGDDESGIDDEDGVVLPPLPVGTTQTVEISVSETGGEAGYLQAWIDWNGDGTFGAGEQIANDVTSNGAGVISLSVVVPPNARPGASFARFRWSTQADLDPIEIAPDGEVEDHAVALSGTPRPGFRARSLPTPAQETAVPMTVRLMVARRAWQRYRSGSRRPRGRPSR